In Penicillium oxalicum strain HP7-1 chromosome I, whole genome shotgun sequence, a single window of DNA contains:
- a CDS encoding Transcription activator AMTR1 yields MSDSQAQMYADLGHPYGADPNTVPPSEANPGLPGDEQRPVCAQCRKGGRECRPSEGIVFRHQQNASMNDGEQQAPEGRGELKGFYSYKNTFDKDSVWLDIPKHVVFVDNSDPYAEDLEIAESSAIALAQTRNQRWGSTSKASDTDSHGLEALSAVASHDRFAYSPMAQSTPETISFSSPNRSRSSIMPPPASPSISISASSNNTNINFLLNPSHSISPPLDPSLTPGQRNASLPSRPAVLSRPTAIEQRGDGHAETDFEAAFLLRHYSEGPGLWMDLFDLRTYFASCVPVRARINPLLKYAACAYAAKQLGRVKGAKAKMGGVCSRQAAMEVWPDKDCDFAWMGAKYYEKAIQLLMRELQPDAEAPPPLSTPEAFGQWQANELAQDVANPRKRRRRVSNNRLSRGVHSDEILAATAILSVYEFLDATGPAWNRHLSGVKTLLDVAEVGIMPLEHLSPEGENPYQYRKSRLSRARKAAFWNFARQDYLAAFINECQTRLNTDDILMWTEAGLLLDSMGFVLPSNTSEAGYPEGSDVMKEDQICNALVWIMSKIVNHIGSNENDKRPVDTGSIGLTQQATFERWYRLEAELDAWYSGLPDTFKPCARIEPSRVTQLGSSGEFKDLATLQEIWHTIPMCASGMQHYHMARILMLINKPHESTGRQNTITLRLQSYRSIEAEIGYHSREILGIGLARPDGAVRINSLQPLFVAGQCLTDSRERRTAIRLLRAIEADLGWATEYRVQQLLKEWGWEESSLHSAAGT; encoded by the exons ATGTCGGACTCGCAAGCTCAAATGTACGCAGATCTCGGTCATCCCTACGGCGCAGATCCGAACACTGTCCCCCCATCCGAAGCTAACCCCGGATTACCAGGTGACGAACAAAGACCAGTCTGCGCCCAATGTCGCAAGGGCGGTCGCGAATGTCGGCCGAGCGAGGGAATTGTCTTTCGCCACCAGCAAAATGCATCTATGAATGATGGCGAACAGCAGGCACCAGAGGGTAGAGGGGAGTTGAAGGGGTTTTATTCGTATAAGAACACTTTCGACAAGGACAGTGTATGGCTTGACATTCCGAAGCACG TGGTCTTTGTGGACAACTCCGACCCCTACGCCGAAGACCTTGAGATCGCCGAATCCAGTGCCATCGCCTTGGCACAGACCCGGAATCAACGATGGGGGAGTACATCCAAGGCGAGCGACACGGATTCGCATGGCTTAGAGGCTTTATCCGCCGTCGCCTCTCATGATCGGTTCGCATACTCCCCCATGGCCCAGTCCACCCCCGAAACCATATCCTTTTCATCGCCCAATCGGTCCCGGAGCAGCATCATGCCCCCTCCCGCATCGCCGTCGATTTCAATATCTGCCAGTAGCAACAATACGAATATCAACTTCCTCCTCAACCCCTCACACTCAATATCGCCACCTCTAGATCCATCTTTGACGCCGGGCCAGAGGAACGCTTCACTACCGTCGCGCCCAGCCGTATTATCGAGGCCCACGGCGATTGAACAGAGAGGGGACGGTCATGCCGAGACGGACTTTGAGGCTGCATTCTTGCTCCGGCATTATAGCGAGGGGCCTGGCTTATG GATGGACCTTTTTGACCTGAGAACCTATTTCGCTTCCTGCGTCCCAGTGCGAGCGAGAATTAACCCTCTGCTCAAGTATGCAGCCTGCGCATATGCAGCGAAACAGTTGGGCCGGGTCAAGGGCGCCAAAGCCAAGATGGGCGGCGTGTGTTCTCGCCAAGCAGCCATGGAGGTCTGGCCTGACAAGGATTGTGATTTTGCCTGGATGGGGGCGAAATACTACGAGAAGGCTATCCAGCTGTTGATGAGAGAGCTTCAGCCAGACGCAGAAGCCCCGCCTCCACTTAGCACGCCAGAGGCTTTTGGTCAGTGGCAGGCGAATGAACTCGCCCAAGACGTGGCCAATCCGCGCAAAAGACGGCGACGAGTTTCCAACAACAGACTGTCGCGAGGCGTACATTCGGATGAGATCTTGGCGGCAACTGCTATCTTATCTGTCTATGAATTTCTCGATGCGACGGGTCCAGCCTGGAACCGCCATCTAAGCGGTGTCAAGACTTTGCTGGACGTGGCCGAGGTTGGAATCATGCCCTTGGAGCATCTCTCTCCCGAAGGGGAGAACCCTTATCAGTACCGCAAGTCTCGCTTGTCCAGAGCTCGCAAAGCGGCTTTTTGGAATTTTGCCAGGCAAGATTATCTTGCAGCAT TCATCAATGAGTGTCAAACGAGGCTCAACACAGACGACATTCTGATGTGGACCGAGGCCGGGCTGCTGCTCGACTCAATGGGCTTCGTGCTACCCAGCAACACAAGCGAAGCTGGATATCCGGAGGGGAGCGATGTGATGAAAGAGGACCAGATTTGCAATGCTCTCGTCTGGATCATGTCGAAAATCGTCAACCACATTGGTTCGAATGAGAATGACAAACGGCCCGTGGATACCGGTTCCATCGGTCTCACCCAGCAGGCCACATTTGAGCGATGGTACCGACTCGAAGCTGAGCTTGATGCTTGGTACAGTGGCCTGCCAGATACATTCAAGCCGTGCGCGAGGATCGAGCCCTCGCGTGTCACACAACTTGGGTCCTCTGGTGAATTCAAGGACCTTGCCACACTTCAGGAGATCTGGCACACCATTCCAATGTGTGCGTCGGGTATGCAGCACTATCATATGGCTCGTATCCTCATGTTGATCAACAAGCCTCACGAGTCGACTGGACGGCAGAATACCATTACGTTGCGACTGCAGTCCTATCGATCGATTGAGGCAGAGATTGGATATCACAGTCGCGAAATCCTAGGCATCGGTCTAGCGCGGCCGGATGGTGCTGTGCGAATCAACTCATTGCAGCCCTTGTTTGTGGCGGGTCAGTGTCTCACGGATTCCCGGGAGCGACGCACAGCGATTCGCTTGCTCCGCGCCATCGAGGCCGACCTGGGCTGGGCGACAGAGTACCGCGTACAGCAGCTGCTCAAAGAATGGGGGTGGGAAGAGAGTTCCTTGCATTCGGCGGCGGGCACGTGA